The Primulina huaijiensis isolate GDHJ02 unplaced genomic scaffold, ASM1229523v2 scaffold206864, whole genome shotgun sequence nucleotide sequence ACGACCAAACACCCGAGTGCAGAAACTCCAGTTGAATTCTTGATTTGTGGTCAGATTGTGAAAACCTAAGTCATTATTCTTCGACGCACAATGAATCTGTAACGGATCAGAGTTTGGAGGGAGTTTGTTTGCCACATAAATCGTATAATCATCGGTGAAAACACATATACGAGCCTCCGAGTTAGGGAGATGACTTGCCAACATAAGGACCAAAAATAGTATAGTTTTGGCT carries:
- the LOC140966510 gene encoding S-protein homolog 2-like gives rise to the protein MVMNTMIIFPIHTMGNSLAKTILFLVLMLASHLPNSEARICVFTDDYTIYVANKLPPNSDPLQIHCASKNNDLGFHNLTTNQEFNWSFCTRVFGRTLFFCHFWWGKKDVQFDVFKDSWAKRCSGDQCYWAAKSD